A window of Kyrpidia spormannii genomic DNA:
GAGGCATGACAACCCGGTTGCGAAGGGTGAGGTTCTTAATTGTAAACGGCTCGAATAAGGTAGGCACAGAATTCCCTCCCGCTATGTAGGGTCTTGGTGGTTCATGTTTTGAGTATACCGCTTCTTGGCAGGAATCGAAACGGCCCTCCCGAGCTCGACCGGGCTCCGGGTCAAACCCCGCCGACAGGCGTGTGGGGGTTCCAGCGTTTCCCCCGACCTGTAGAGATCCGGGAGGATTTTATCCGGTGTGCCCCCAACCTGTGGCGATTCGCTGTGTTTTCGGGCATTGGCGCGGCCGGCTACCGGAAAAAAGGAATCTTTTGTATAATCGGGGCGAAAGGAGGTGTCCACGAAATGGCTTCTTTTGGACTCGTCGGCCCCGGTGCCTTTGGACGATTCGTGTTGTCCGCAGTGGCGCCGATTCCCGATTTGCGTCTCCGATGGGTGAAGAGCCGGGGAGGGGATTCCGCGGAACAGGCAGTCGCAGAATGGGGGGAGGCGCGGCGGAGTCGGGGCCTTTCTCAAGATCCTGTGCAGAAGATCACAGGGGAAGGGACCGGGTGGCCAGAGGAACCGGTGGATGTGGTGGTTGTAGCGACTCCGCCTGACCTGCAACCGGTGTACGCCGAACAGGCTTTGAGGCAGGGAGCGGCTGTGTTCTTGGAGAAACCCGGAGCTCTGGACCCAAAACGGCTGAAAGAAGTGGCCCTGGTCGCCCGGATGAGAGAGCTCCCGGCGGTGGTGGACTTTGTCATGCGGTACAATCCGTTGGTCGAGCTTTTGCGCCGGATTGTGGAGGCCGGAAAGATGGGGCTACCCGAGCGCGTTCAGATGGAAAATTGGGCCGGGGGAGGAATGCCCGAACATCATTGGTTTTGGGATCCGAGGCGTAGCGGGGGCATTTTGGTCGAACACGGGGTTCATTTTTTTGACATGGTGCGCTACATCCTCGGAGGAGAGGTGGTGCCGATTCACGGCGCGGTGTGGGAAACGGTTCGCCCGGAGGGGTGGAGGGCGGAAGACCGGGTGTTGGCCGTGGTGGAGCACCGCGGGGTGGACCCGCGGTCCGGGCGGGCCTGGAGGGCACCCGGAAGTTATTACCACGGATTTACCCGACCCGGAAATGGGGAACGAACCCAGACCGGCCTGGTTTTCACAGAGGGCTATGCGCTGGTTCACGGTTGGATCCCCGAGAAGTTAGAGCTTTGGACGGACCGGGACGATCCGGGTTTGGAATCGGTGATCGGACCGTGGGCGGCCTCGACCGGAGCCCAGGCGGAAATTGTTCGCCAAGGCCGGGTCTGGCAGGTGAGCTTTCCAGACCGCCAGGTTCTGTATCAACAGGCCATCCGGTCGTGTATGGAGGATCTCCTCGCCTCTCTTCAGAGCCCCGGTCGCCCTGTTCGGGCGCCTCTGGAGGAAGCGGCCCAGGCTTTGGAGCTCGCGGTGTCATTGACCCGGTTGGCCGACACCCGCCACACCGTCGCCTAACGTAGAGATTGCGGAGGGAAGATGGATGAAGGCGTATCCCCTGTCTTTTCGCCCTGTGTTTCAAGAACGGATCTGGGGCGGATCGCGGCTGAGGGAGTTCGGATATTCCGGGGCTTCTGACGGAATTGGCGAAGCGTGGGTGATTTCCGACCACGATCATGGACCGACTCCCGTGGCCGACGGCCCCTTGGCCGGGAAACGGCTGAGTGAAGTCATGAAGGCTAACCCGGAGTGGTTCGGGCTACCGCCCGGTGCCCGATTCCCCCTTCTTGTCAAGGTGATTGACGCCTCCGAAGATCTGTCTGTTCAGGTGCACCCGGACGATCGCTATGCCCGGCCCCGGGGCGATGCGGGGAAAACAGAGGCTTGGTTCGTGCTTTTTGCCGAGCCCGGGGCATCGATTGTATATGGGCATCGTGCACAGACCCGGGAGGACTTTGAGAAGCGCATGAAAGAAGGAGCTTGGGGCAACCTGCTCGTGAAGGTCCCGGTTCGAGCGGGAGATTTCTTTTATGTCCCGGCCGGGACTCTTCACGCCATCGGCAGAGGCCTGTTGATCTTGGAAATTCAACAAAGTTCCGATACTACCTATCGCGTCTACGACTACGACCGGGTCGGCGCCGACGGCCGAAAAAGGGATTTACACGTGAAAGAAGCGCTGGCGGTTACGAGGTGTCCTTCTCCGAAACCTCAGCGGCCGGGTTATGCCCGATCGGGGCGAGTTGGCGCCGTTATCGAACACTTGGTGCGCGGGGAAGTTTTTACGATCGATCATTGGCTGGTCGATGGAGAAGCACGTGTGGACGAATGTGGTGTCTTTCGTTTGATCAGTGTGATTCAAGGGTCAGGGGAGGTGGTGTGGGACCATGGACGGCGGTCCGTGGCCAAGGGGGATCACCTTCTGCTCCCTGCTGTGTTACACCCCGTTGTTTTATCGGGAAGGTTTGAAGCCTTGTTTTCAGCGCCTGTTATTAGCACTCGTGCGAAATGAGTGCTAATAACAGGCGAGAGTGGGCCTTGGCGAGTTTTTCACCGAAATTTGCTCATTCCGGGCATACTTCCGGCTGGACGGTCCTGGCATTGAAGTGGATTTTGTGTTAAAATCAAACCATATCTTGCTACTATAGGTGGGGATGGCCGAAACGAGTTTCATAGGTTCAGTGGTAATCGAAACCTGGCGATGAGTACAGTCGAATAGGTCCCAGGGGTATGGTATGTGATATGCTACCTCTTGGTTTCGGCTTCACCCCGGATGACACAGGGAGGTCGAGAGAGAGTGAAAGCACTAGTTTTGGCTGGTGGAAAGGGAACTCGCCTGCGGCCCCTCACGGACAAGTTGCCGAAGCCCATGGTGCCGGTGGCCAACCGCCCGCAACTGGAGCACCTACTGTTATTGCTTCGTCGCCACGGGATTGACGAGGTCGTGATTACCCTGGGATATTGTGGTCAGGAGATTGAGGATTATTTTGGCGATGGTTCGCGCTTGGACTTGAGGATTGCTTATGAACGCGAGGAGTCGTTACTGGGCACTGGCGGGGCGATTGTCCAAGCGAAACATCATTTTGACGATTCCTTCCTCGTCTGCAATGCAGACATTGTCACAGATTTAAACATCTCCGCTTTAGTTCATTTTCACCTTGAGCGCAACGCGCTCGTCACCATTGCCACGACCTGGGTGGAAGATCCTACGCCATATGGGCTAGTCGAAAGCGACGCGAAGGGAAGAATCCAACGTTTTTTGGAAAAACCATCTCTAGAGGAGGTCACCACGAACTACATAAATGCGGGCCTGTACGTTCTGGAACCGGACGCATTGGAGTGGTTTCCTCTTCGGACGCCGCTGTCCATCGAGCGGGAGGTTTTTCCAAAGCTGTTAGAGCGGGGGAAGGCACTTTACGCCTATAATTCGGACAATTACTGGATTGACATGGGGACGCCTGAGAAGTATATCTTGTTGCACCGCCATTTGCTTTCTCGTACGGCCGAATTGCCGGGATGTGCGTTTCCCGCCAGCGGGGTGGCGGTGGACAAGACGACCAAGATTTTCGCCGGAGCCCGAGTGATTGGACCGGTGCTGATCGGTCCGCGGGCCCAGATTCTTCCGGGTGCAACAGTCGGCCCCTTTGCAGTGATTGGCGCGAATACCCATGTGGGTCCCGGGGCAGTGGTGCGGGACAGTGTTCTGTGGGATGGTGTGCAGGTAGGCGCCGGGGCCGAATTGATCAGTACTGTGGTGGGTCAGGGGACGACCGTTCCGCCATCGGTGCGTTTTGTCCAGCGCGCGGTGACGGCGGAAACGGTGACCCAGGAACGGTAAATCAAACGGAGGTGACAGCCGTATGAGGAAACACCGCCGTGTGGCCCTCATTGGCACTTACCCGCCCAGACGTTGCGGCATTGCGTCTTTTACTGCGGACCTCGCAGAAGCGCTATCCCAGGCTGGCACCGATGTGCGCATCGCGGCCATGATCCGCGAGGCCCAGGGGGAGACGATCCCTCCTGGCGCCACGTGGGCGATCCGCGATGAGCGACCCAGGGACTACGTCCGGGCTGCGGAGGCGATGAGCGCTGCCGGAATCGATGTCGTCTGCGTACAACATGAGTACGGGATTTTCGGCGGGGAAGACGGTCGCTATATCCTGCGCCTTTATCAAGAGCTTCGGGTGCCGATCATCACCACGCTCCACACTGTCTTGAAATCTCCGACCAAGGGACAGAAACGCGTGCTGAGCGAGATCTGTGCCCGGAGTGCTTTTGTGGTGGTCATGGCAGAAAAAGCCCGGGAACTGCTCCAAGAGGTCTACGGTGTTCCTGAAAGCCGGATCCGACTGATTCGCCACGGCGTGCCGGTTTATCATTCGCCGGTGCCCAGGGAGACCATGAAAGCGAAGCTTGGACTGGATGGGCGGCGGGTGATCTCTACCTTTGGTTTGTTAAGCCCCGGAAAGGGTGTTGAAAATGTAATCCAGGCACTTCCCGAGGTGGTGCGGCGTTATCCCGAGACGACGTACCTCATTCTCGGGGGGACACATCCGGACGTGGTGCGCCGGAGCGGAGAGCGTTACCGACAGTCTTTGGAGGCCATGGTGGACCGACTGGGAATGGCTGACCACGTTCGTTTCGTGAATCGTTTCCTGGAACGGGAAGAGTTACTCGATTATTTATGGGCCTCGGATCTGTTCGTGACCCCTTATCCTGGGAAAGAACAGATTTGCAGTGGCACTCTCACCTATGCCGTGGGACTGGGCCGGGCAGTGGTTTCGACACCGTACTGGTACGCCGAGGAGCTGTTGGGGCAGGGAGCGGGGTCTCTGGTCCCGTTCCGGGACGCTGGGGCCATGGCCCGGGCGATCCTGGAGATGTTCGATCACCCGTTGAAACAGCAGGCCTGTGAAGCCAAAGCCCGCTCTTTTGGCGCATCGGTGAGTTGGCCCCAGATTGGACTGCAGTATGCGGAGCTGGCGGAAGAGGGGTTGGCGCCGGCGCATCCGATGACAGTGAGGTGATCTTCGGACATGAACGAGCCCTTGGCCGTGGAGATGCGGTTGGATCACATGGAACGGATGACCGATTCGACGGGGATGATCCAACACGCCGTGGGTCCTGTCCCGGATTTCGCCACCGGTTATACGAGCGACGATAATGCCCGGGCGCTGATCGCCGCGCTTGGGCTGCAAAGTTTGCCCGAATGTCGGCCCTGGTCCGCCAGGCTGGCAAGGCTGGCCGACCGCTACCTGGCATTTCTGGTGTACGCCCAGCGCCCGGATGGGAGGTTCCGAAACTTCGTCGGGTATGACAGGCGATTTTTGGAGGAACTGGGGTCGGAAGACAGCTTCGGGAGGGCTTTATGGGCCTTGGGGGAGACGATGAGGACACAGCCAAATTCATACTACGGCCGCGTGGCGGCGGCAGCCTTTGAACGAGCAGTCCCCCATGCCACCGGTCTCTCCTTTGTTCGGGCCCAAGCCTTTGCCCTCCTGGGGCTTTGCGCGGCGTGGGAAAGGGAGGAGCGACGGGTCGCGCTGGAGCCGCTGATCGGTGAGCTGGTGGAGGGGCTGGTGGCTGCTTATCACCGGCACAGCGGGCCGGGATGGCCGTGGTTCGACGAAGCCCTGACTTATTCGAACGGCGTGTTGCCCGCTGCGCTACTCCGGGGGGCCGTGGTCACGGGGTCGAAAGAAGCCCGAAGGATTGCTGAGGAAGCGATGGATTTTCTCACCGAGTCGCTGATTATTGACGGAGTACTTCAAATTGTCGGGAACCACGGATGGTTTCCAAAGGGAGGACGC
This region includes:
- a CDS encoding Gfo/Idh/MocA family protein, which translates into the protein MASFGLVGPGAFGRFVLSAVAPIPDLRLRWVKSRGGDSAEQAVAEWGEARRSRGLSQDPVQKITGEGTGWPEEPVDVVVVATPPDLQPVYAEQALRQGAAVFLEKPGALDPKRLKEVALVARMRELPAVVDFVMRYNPLVELLRRIVEAGKMGLPERVQMENWAGGGMPEHHWFWDPRRSGGILVEHGVHFFDMVRYILGGEVVPIHGAVWETVRPEGWRAEDRVLAVVEHRGVDPRSGRAWRAPGSYYHGFTRPGNGERTQTGLVFTEGYALVHGWIPEKLELWTDRDDPGLESVIGPWAASTGAQAEIVRQGRVWQVSFPDRQVLYQQAIRSCMEDLLASLQSPGRPVRAPLEEAAQALELAVSLTRLADTRHTVA
- a CDS encoding glycosyltransferase family 4 protein; this translates as MRKHRRVALIGTYPPRRCGIASFTADLAEALSQAGTDVRIAAMIREAQGETIPPGATWAIRDERPRDYVRAAEAMSAAGIDVVCVQHEYGIFGGEDGRYILRLYQELRVPIITTLHTVLKSPTKGQKRVLSEICARSAFVVVMAEKARELLQEVYGVPESRIRLIRHGVPVYHSPVPRETMKAKLGLDGRRVISTFGLLSPGKGVENVIQALPEVVRRYPETTYLILGGTHPDVVRRSGERYRQSLEAMVDRLGMADHVRFVNRFLEREELLDYLWASDLFVTPYPGKEQICSGTLTYAVGLGRAVVSTPYWYAEELLGQGAGSLVPFRDAGAMARAILEMFDHPLKQQACEAKARSFGASVSWPQIGLQYAELAEEGLAPAHPMTVR
- a CDS encoding glycosyltransferase; protein product: MNEPLAVEMRLDHMERMTDSTGMIQHAVGPVPDFATGYTSDDNARALIAALGLQSLPECRPWSARLARLADRYLAFLVYAQRPDGRFRNFVGYDRRFLEELGSEDSFGRALWALGETMRTQPNSYYGRVAAAAFERAVPHATGLSFVRAQAFALLGLCAAWEREERRVALEPLIGELVEGLVAAYHRHSGPGWPWFDEALTYSNGVLPAALLRGAVVTGSKEARRIAEEAMDFLTESLIIDGVLQIVGNHGWFPKGGRPALYDQQPVDAGAMVLAYATFWSVLGRPADREAARISFSWFTGRNVEGISLYDPDTGGCKDGLLAGGVNLNQGAESVVAYLLSAYALVKTGLALPSLPEEEVRAVG
- a CDS encoding sugar phosphate nucleotidyltransferase — its product is MKALVLAGGKGTRLRPLTDKLPKPMVPVANRPQLEHLLLLLRRHGIDEVVITLGYCGQEIEDYFGDGSRLDLRIAYEREESLLGTGGAIVQAKHHFDDSFLVCNADIVTDLNISALVHFHLERNALVTIATTWVEDPTPYGLVESDAKGRIQRFLEKPSLEEVTTNYINAGLYVLEPDALEWFPLRTPLSIEREVFPKLLERGKALYAYNSDNYWIDMGTPEKYILLHRHLLSRTAELPGCAFPASGVAVDKTTKIFAGARVIGPVLIGPRAQILPGATVGPFAVIGANTHVGPGAVVRDSVLWDGVQVGAGAELISTVVGQGTTVPPSVRFVQRAVTAETVTQER
- a CDS encoding type I phosphomannose isomerase catalytic subunit, giving the protein MKAYPLSFRPVFQERIWGGSRLREFGYSGASDGIGEAWVISDHDHGPTPVADGPLAGKRLSEVMKANPEWFGLPPGARFPLLVKVIDASEDLSVQVHPDDRYARPRGDAGKTEAWFVLFAEPGASIVYGHRAQTREDFEKRMKEGAWGNLLVKVPVRAGDFFYVPAGTLHAIGRGLLILEIQQSSDTTYRVYDYDRVGADGRKRDLHVKEALAVTRCPSPKPQRPGYARSGRVGAVIEHLVRGEVFTIDHWLVDGEARVDECGVFRLISVIQGSGEVVWDHGRRSVAKGDHLLLPAVLHPVVLSGRFEALFSAPVISTRAK